From Elephas maximus indicus isolate mEleMax1 chromosome 1, mEleMax1 primary haplotype, whole genome shotgun sequence, a single genomic window includes:
- the GJB7 gene encoding gap junction beta-7 protein: MSWKFLRDLLSGVNKYPTGIGRIWLAVAFIFRLLVYMVAAEYVWKDEQKEFECNIRQPGCENVCFDYFFPISQVRLWALQLIMVSTPSLLVALHVAYHEGREKKHRKKLYVSPGAMDGGLWYTYLISLIVKTGFEIGFLVLFYKLYDGFNVPYLVKCDLKPCPNTVDCFISKPTEKTIFILFLVITSCLCIVLNFIELSFLVLKCFIKYHLQQYSKKLKTSVCECHNLSYVERGEIGGPLLLQKHNSDSAISTAQQPEAKLLCDT; encoded by the coding sequence ATGAGTTGGAAGTTCCTCAGAGACCTCCTAAGTGGAGTAAATAAATATCCAACTGGGATCGGGCGGATTTGGCTggctgttgcattcatcttccGCTTGCTGGTCTACATGGTAGCAGCAGAGTACGTGTGGAAAGATGAGCAGAAGGAGTTTGAGTGCAACATTAGACAGCCTGGTTGTGAAAATGTGTGTTTTGACTACTTCTTCCCCATCTCCCAAGTCAGACTTTGGGCCTTGCAGCTGATCATGGTCTCCACACCTTCGCTTCTGGTGGCTCTACATGTAGCCTATCATGAGGGTAGAGAGAAAAAGCACAGAAAGAAACTCTATGTCAGCCCAGGTGCAATGGATGGGGGCCTGTGGTACACTTACCTTATCAGTCTCATTGTTAAAACTGGTTTCGAAATTGgctttctggttttattttataaGCTGTATGATGGCTTTAATGTTCCCTATCTTGTGAAGTGCGATTTGAAGCCTTGCCCCAACACTGTGGATTGTTTCATCTCCAAACCCACTGAGAAAACGATCTTCATCCTCTTCTTGGTCATTACCTCATGCCTATGCATTGTGTTGAATTTCATTGAATTGAGCTTTCTAGTTCTCAAGTGCTTTATTAAGTACCATCTCCAACAATACTCTAAAAAGCTTAAGACCTCGGTGTGTGAGTGCCACAACCTCAGCTATGTCGAACGTGGTGAGATAGGAGGCCCTCTCTTACTCCAGAAACACAACTCAGACTCGGCCATAAGCACAGCCCAGCAACCTGAAGCAAAGCTACTTTGTGACAcctaa